Proteins encoded by one window of Triplophysa rosa linkage group LG19, Trosa_1v2, whole genome shotgun sequence:
- the lmbrd2b gene encoding G-protein coupled receptor-associated protein LMBRD2B — protein sequence MSGAALGIEIVVVFFLALFLLHRYGDFKKQQRMVLFGTLLAWYLCFLIVFILPLDVSTTIYKQCLIDHAQTPSVSPVTSNQTTGNTSVSPSQSTPRVCYKPWSYIPNGIMPVFWRVVYWTSQCLTWLLLPFMQSYARSGGFTITGKIKTALIENAIYYGTYLFIFGSLLIYVAVHPQWHLSWYELQTIGITAANTWGLFLLVLLLGYGLVEIPRSYWEASRQGHLLIKTYFKAAKLMTEKADSEENLEDVMEEVRKINESIQYNHPLRKSVDTILRKCPVEYQEKMGRNMDNYEDFDDKQNTYPTERSLSKLHKQVIYAVQRHNRTHVQWQILLEQAFHLEDVARNETSTSRQFVHGFALPEAVGWFRLYVCTPTVEWYWECLLKQWFYRVVAVVMALFSVAVVWSECTFFSTRPVLSLFAVFIQLAERDYNYLYIEMACFITIFFLCTCVYSTVFRIRVFNYYYLASHHQTDAYSLQFSGMLFCRLTPPLCLNFLGLIHMDSAISHQAKEQTAYTSIMGSMRVLSFIANGFYIYYPMLIVLLCIATYFSLGTRCLNLLGFQQFTGDNEMTSDLIDEGRELIRRERRKRQRIEDGENRRREWRERYAQRDEMAGRNRTTMSEMKETNYGETLNSNANQQAKYSRGGGQSGRDSIELLQDAEPLDFNAETLTDDPLQSETGRHAGGRYLSMSSSRSRIFDDV from the exons ATGAGCGGGGCAGCGCTGGGTATAGAGATTGTGGTGGTCTTTTTCCTGGCCCTGTTCCTCTTGCATCGCTATGGAGACTTCAAGAAGCAGCAGCGCATGGTTCTCTTCGGCACACTGCTGGCTTGGTATCTGTGCTTTCTCATCGTCTTCATTCTTCCTCTAGATGTCAGCACG ACGATCTACAAACAGTGTTTGATAGATCATGCTCAGACACCGTCTGTCAGCCCTGTCACTTCCAATCAGACGACTGGAAATACCTCAGTTTCACCCAGTCAAAG CACCCCACGTGTGTGCTATAAACCATGGAGCTATATTCCAAATGGCATCATGCCAGTGTTCTGGAGAGTTGTGTATTGGACCTCACAGTGTCTAACATG GCTTCTCCTGCCATTCATGCAGTCCTATGCGCGATCTGGTGGTTTCACCATCACTGGAAAAATCAAGACGGCCCTCATTGAGAATGCCATCTATTATGGCACATACCTTTTCATCTTCGGCTCCCTTCTTATTTACGTGGCCGTGCACCCTCAATGGCACCTCTCATG GTATGAGCTACAGACCATCGGCATCACTGCAGCCAACACATGGGGTCTGTTCCTGCTTGTGTTGCTGTTGGGTTACGGCCTGGTTGAGATCCCCCGCTCGTACTGGGAGGCCTCGCGTCAGGGTCACCTGCTGATCAAGACTTACTTCAAAGCAGCCAAGCTCATGACGGAGAAGGCGGATTCGGAGGAGAACCTGGAGGATGTCATGGAG GAAGTGCGAAAAATCAATGAATCGATTCAATACAACCATCCCTTAAGGAAGAGCGTTGACACTATTCTACGAAAG TGTCCCGTTGAATATCAGGAGAAGATGGGGAGGAACATGGATAACTATGAGGATTTTGAtgataaacaaaacacataccCCACTGAAAGAAGCCTTTCAAAGCTACACAAGCAG GTGATCTACGCCGTGCAACGTCACAATCGAACGCACGTTCAGTGGCAGATCTTGCTCGAGCAGGCTTTTCACCTGGAGGACGTTGCCAGGAACGAAACCAGCACCTCTCGACAGTTTGTTCACGGTTTTGCCCTTCCAGAAGCAGTAGGCTGGTTCAGACTCTACGTCTGCACCCCTACAGTAG AGTGGTACTGGGAATGCTTGCTGAAGCAGTGGTTCTACCGTGTGGTGGCCGTGGTTATGGCTCTCTTTTCTGTGGCTGTGGTTTGGTCGGAGTGCACGTTCTTCAGTACTCGGCCCGTTCTTTCGCTGTTTGCTGTGTTCATCCAGCTGGCTGAGAGAGATTACAACTATCTGTACATTGAG ATGGCGTGCTTCATTACCATCTTCTTTCTCTGCACCTGCGTCTACTCAACTGTGTTCCGCATCCGAGTCTTCAACTACTATTACCTGGCCTCACATCACCAAACCGATGCTTACAGCCTTCAGTTCAGCGGCAT GCTTTTCTGCCGACTGACTCCCCCACTTTGTCTAAACTTCCTGGGACTCATTCATATGGATTCTGCCATATCTCACCAGGCAAAGGAACAGACCGCATACACCTCT ATCATGGGTTCCATGCGGGTTCTGTCATTTATCGCAAATGGTTTCTACATCTATTACCCAATGCTGATTGTCCTCCTCTGTATTGCTACATACTTCAG CTTGGGCACACGCTGTTTGAACCTCCTGGGCTTCCAGCAGTTCACGGGAGACAATGaaatgacctctgacctcattGATGAGGGCAGGGAGCTCATCCGCAGAG AACGAAGAAAACGTCAAAGAATAGAGGATGGGGAGAACCGACGAAGA GAGTGGAGAGAACGTTATGCACAACGTGATGAAATGGCTGGCAGAAACCGGACCACCATGTCGGAGATGAAGGAAACCAACTATGGAGAAACATTGAATTCAAATGCAAATCAGC AGGCCAAGTACTCACGCGGTGGTGGCCAGTCAGGGAGAGACAGTATTGAACTACTGCAAGATGCTGAACCTTTGGACTTCAATGCTGAAACACTAACTGATGATCCCTTGCAATCTGAAACTGGCAG ACATGCTGGTGGAAGGTATCTCTCAATGTCTTCTTCTCGAAGCCGAATCTTTGATGATGTTTAA
- the skp2 gene encoding S-phase kinase-associated protein 2, producing the protein MSSERPLRELPCLNENLEGSVFRPLRSKWKRRPSCGGGLDTENTPHELIQQWSPPHKKPVISVKGKENEENVFVLGRRPRKRRESSAGLCWDSLPDELLLGILSRLSLQELLRTSRVCKRWHRLAFDESLWQSVDLVGKAQLDGELGQVLSAGVLRLRCPHTCIGQPAFRSTKQLRVQHMDLSSCTVETSVLEQIVSRCRHLHNISLEGLVLSDNIICYLGQNTELVRLNLCGCSGFSPESLAEMLKSCNRLEEVNVSWCDFSSVHVQAISSNILSSVTQLNISGYRQNLTIEDVKAIVERCPNLTNLDLSDSVLLTIDSFPVLQQLSSLRHLGLSRCYQIYPASLIDVGKFPNLQTLEVFGLIQDSYLPFLCKGLSHIQMNTQPFSTVARPTAATRKDRTLWGMHCRLQYKH; encoded by the exons ATGTCAAGTGAAAG GCCACTTAGAGAGCTCCCGTGTCTAAATGAGAATTTGGAGGGATCGGTCTTCAGGCCTTTGAGAAGCAAATGGAAACGCAGGCCCTCATGCGGCGGGGGGCTTGACACCGAAAACACCCCGCACGAGCTCATCCAGCAGTGGTCACCCCCCCACAAAAAGCCCGTGATTTCTGTAAAAGGGAAAGAAAACgaagaaaatgtgtttgttcttgGCAGACGTCCCAGAAAAAGGAGAGAATCATCAG CTGGCTTGTGTTGGGACAGTCTACCAGACGAGCTTCTGCTGGGGATCCTGTCTCGCCTCTCATTGCAAGAACTTCTTAGAACATCTCGGGTCTGCAAGCGCTGGCATCGTCTTGC GTTTGATGAATCTTTGTGGCAAAGTGTGGATTTGGTGGGAAAAGCTCAGTTAGACGGTGAGCTTGGACAGGTACTTTCAGCTGGAGTTTTGAGGCTGCGCTGTCCACACACTTGCATCGGCCAACCCGCTTTTAGAAGTACAAA ACAACTTCGTGTCCAACATATGGATTTGTCAAGCTGCACGGTAGAAACCTCTGTTCTGGAACAAATTGTGTCTCGCTGCAGACATCTACATAATATTAGTCTTGAGGGCCTGGTGCTCTCTGACAACATTATTTG CTATCTAGGTCAGAATACTGAGCTTGTCCGGCTGAACTTGTGTGGCTGTTCTGGTTTCTCTCCTGAATCTCTGGCTGAAATGCTGAAATCATGCAATCG ACTTGAAGAAGTAAATGTATCATGGTGTGACTTCAGCAGTGTGCATGTTCAGGCCATTTCAAGCAATATTCTCTCCAGTGTCACTCAACTGAACATTAGTGGTTACAGACAGAACCTAACCATAGAAG atgTCAAGGCTATAGTAGAAAGATGTCCTAACCTCACAAATCTAGATTTGAG tGACAGCGTCCTTTTGACAATAGACAGTTTCCCAGTTCTGCAGCAGCTTTCCTCCCTTAGACATCTGGGACTGAGCCGTTGTTATCAGATTTACCCAGCTTCTCTCAT TGACGTTGGAAAGTTTCCAAATTTGCAGACCCTGGAGGTCTTCGGGCTAATACAGGACAGCTATCTCCCCTTTCTGTGTAAAGGTCTTTCACACATACAGATGAACACACAACCTTTCTCTACTGTGGCACGTCCTACTGCAGCTACAAGGAAGGATCGCACTCTTTGGGGAATGCACTGCCGGCTTCAGTACAAACATTGA